The window ACGTTCAGGTCATAACTAACACTTCCCCATGATATGTGAGATCATCAAAGTTCTGGGGTTCTTAAAGCCATGCCCAGTTGCCTGAAGAGCTCCTTGCAAGGCACCAGCTGAATGTTGACCTCCTCCCTCACCACTACCACCTTCATCACACAGAAAATACAGGCAGGGCACCCTTGTACCTaagtaactgaaattaaaaggccACACAAATCTCAAACTCCAATATagagataaaaccaaacccagtgcagtcgagttgattccgactcatagcgaccctatagcacagagtagaactgccccatagagtttccaaggagcgccgggcagatttgaactgccgaccctttggttagcagccatagcacttaactactacgccactgcCAATTAATTCAAGTCCCATCCTATTTCACACGAAGTTGAGTTGGCTTTAAATGCCCTCAATGTGCCAGGTAAGAACAGGAGAATCTTTCTGGAAAAGTGCACATGTCATTACTGAAAATGCAGCCTACAAAATGCCCTGAGGCATCTGATTTCTTATTTCTGACGAAAAGGGGTGAGCAAATCCCATGCACACAGGCAAATATCTCATGTCTGAACTCACGGAAATGCTTTTGGAAGTGGTAGACAAGTCTCTATCTGATAGGAAGAACTTGCCTTCATCTAATTTAAGGAAAAGTAAGACCCAGCCCAAAAAGATATTCCAGGAGACACTGGAATCAATCATTTGAGCCCAACATTTTGAAGTTGTCAGAGGCCCTGTTGGTGCCTTGCTAGTGGCCCTGGAGTCCTTATACTGTATTTGCTGATTAGTCATGTAAGTATGAGAAGTCTGTGTATATGAATATTGGGGTCCAGCAGGAACAGACCTGGAAGGCCCAGGCACTCTCTGATCTTTGACAGTGACCACCTGGGGGGGGGTCCCGTCTGTCCTCCCTGAGCCTCTGCATCCAAAGAGGACAAACTGGCACTACCTCACATCCAGCTTGAAACCCCTATTGCAGAGCGAACCTGCCCAGAAAACTGCTCTACCTTTCCCTGGTGACTTTACTGGAGAGCAAAAGGCCCAGATACACTTCTCTGGTTCTGCTTAAATAATGTTTGCACTTTTGTTAGAAAAGTGGCCCCTAGGGGGCAATTATGTCTCATGTCTTTGAGTTTTACAATTTAATGTAAAACAGTAACCTTGTATTATAGTCAGTGCTGTCtccctctcctcccttctcctccctttCCACAGCCCCGCTCCTCAGTCAGACTCTGAAGTGTCACTCAGGGTGTTTTTTATGCTTCCAATAGTTTCCAAAACAAACAATGGAGGCTGCAACCAGCCTGTATTCACTCAGTTGGGTGCAACATTATCTCCCAATCCCAGTGGCCTGGGCCGCTATTGGCGGCAGGTCTGCTCCCTAAAAGGCCCTAGATTGCTGATCACTGTGAGCTCTGCCAGGTCCTGGAAGCAGCGATTTGAGGACTGATGGTCCACATATGTCCACTGGGAGGGAAGAGACCGCAAAAGGAAAGGAGACTCTGGAGAAGTTAGGTTCCAGTTTgatctttctgtcctttcattctgtatattcaaagaaagaaagaaaaaaaaaatatatatatatatgtacatctcCATACCCAgaatcatttttgttttgttttgtttttttaatttggggatttttcagttttcctttccTCGCCTATCTCCCgcaccctccctttctccctcttcctccctccctcagaGGTTCAAACTTCGCTGTGCACTTTCCCTTTGCTTTCTATAGGAATGGCTTTGAGCTCCCGGGCGCATGCCTTCTCAGTGGAAGCCTTGGTAGGGAGACCAAgcaaaagaaaactgcaagacccAAGAGAAGAATTTCAGCCTAATTTTCAGGAAAaagagggtggaaaggaggagaggaGGTGCTGCGCGGCAGGCAAGAGGAGTGAACAGTCTGGTAAGTACCCCACACAGCCCCACTGCCTTTAGTTCACCGGCTGCGCGTGCTGGATTCAGGGCACTCTCCGCCGGACCCACAGCGCTGCGGGTGGACAGCTTGCTCTGCACCAGGATGTCCTGGCCTAGCAGGGCTTCCACATTAGGGGCCAGGGGACACCTAGACCACCTGGCTCCAGAGGAGATTTCTATGCCTCTAAAGTCTGGAGTTCTGAGGTTCATTTGCGGTGAGGTAGAGGGTTCCGACATGCTTACGGAGAAGTGAGGCTCCCTGACTTCCAAGAAGCCCAGACAGCTAGAGGGGTGGCTGCCCCTTGGGGTAGGAATGAATGCAAGTCCTCAGATCCCTGGAGGATCCAGTCTCCGAGACAGAAATTCTCCAGGAGAATGAGGATGGGCAAATCTGAAGAAGAGCTGCGTCTTTCTCAGGGTGCGATGTTACCCCTTTCTCTCCATTACCGGGGCTCCAGTGGATGCTGGAGGAAGGTTGGGTATCTATGGCTAGGATTTCTGAGGAAGGGACAAGCCAGACTGCCTCCATACAGGCGCCAGCAAGGAGGTGTGCAAACTGCAAAGCTCTCTCAAACCCTTGGCGTCTCTGTGTCCAGCACAAAAGCGACCCAAGGCAGAACCCTCAGCAACTGCATTCTCTGGCTGtggtggtggcggcggcggcggcggcagcagcagcagcggcaaCGGTAGCGGCAACAGCAGCGAAAGTGTGGAAGAGAGAGATGCTATCCAAGTGGAGCTTCAAGGATCCGAGCTGTGGAAGAGGTTCCATGACATTGGGACTGAGATGATCATTACCAAGGCTGGCAGGTTCGGCTCTACCAAGGCTGTTCAAGGGCTGTGGGGCAAGCcatgcacacagtaggtgcttaatgtACCACCTCCCCACCTACCCCATGATAAGCAGTGCCTCCAGTTTTACACTTTAGTACCCTACATCACCACTCCCCACCGCCTGGGCAGGCATTAGAAACCCACTGCCCCTCAAGCAGTCAGACTAGGGCTTGCCTGGCTTAAGTAAGCGGCTCAGCCTTCCTTTCCAAGCACTGGGTATCTCTTATATTGTCTGTGCAGTATATGACTAAAATTAGATCTGTACAGGCACTTGACAGATGCCAACCCCACATCTTAGGCAGTGGTCAGGCCTCTCCTTTAAAGCCTTACAGTTACACCAGTGGATAATATCCTATCTCACAGGCCCCTAGGCCACCATCTGGGGTTGGAGGTGGGCCTTTCTCCCAGCCACCCTTTCATGTGGCAGCTGGgtgatttgtgtgtatgtgtgtgtgtgtgtgtcttcctaATTTCAGCCTTTTCCAAATCTGCCTCACAGAAAGTACTTCAGAacagtgggggaggggagaaggagatGCAGCACACTGTTTCctctcctagtttctcttctttaaCTTTTTACTATAGTAGGATGAGGGGTGGCTGGACAAAGCCTTTACCTGGGTTTCTTTTTATAGTAAGGATATTCTACTACACTCAGAAATTTTGCACTTGTTCAATGAAACATACAAACCAACAATTTTTCCTCTTATAGCGATTGCAATTCCCTAAACGTGCCCTGGGATAGGAAGATATCCCTTCACTTTTCATTGGAGTCAGCATTTCTCTCTGATCCCGCCCCCCTCCAAAAGTCTCTAAAAGCATCCTGGTCagtccctctcttctcttccaCAGGCGGATGTTTCCCTCTGTTCGGGTCAAGGTAAAAGGGTTGGACCCAGGGAAGCAATATTATGTGGCCATCGACGTGGTGCCGGTGGATTCCAAACGCTATAGGTAACCGGGCCATAGGAAGGTACCCAAGACCAGGCAGGGGAGGGGGATTGGGGCTCACAATCAGAGAGAGCTATTTTGAAAATCCTAGCAAGGGGGGAGGGAGCTGCTTTCCCATGAGCTTTGGGAGTTGAATAATCTTGCTCAAATCTGGGTTTTGGACTGAGGGAAGAGTAGGCTTGTTCCTCTTTCTCCCCCATTCCTGTAACACCGGCCGCCGAATTGGAGCTTCAGTGTACCCCAGGTCTCTAGCCTGCTGACTACTTCCCTTTGCATTCCCAActgcgggggtggggggatgggctCAGGCGGCCTTGAGGAAAGCGGTTTGGAGGAGTTTGGGAAGAAATGCCCCAAGCTCCTTGTGGGCCCGGGCTTCTGAGGCACCCTGGCCCCAGCGGGTGCCAGGAGCAATGCCCTAATTTGCCATTCAAGGCTAGAGCAGTCCAGCAGTTATCGCACATGGGCGGGTCATTTCTTTCTTCCCCAGCCTCTCCACCTGAATTGGCCGCCGGGCCCCAGAGGGTGGGAGTACTCTTTCCTCTAGATTTAAGCGCTTGGTTTAGAGCAAACGAAAAGTGGTTGAATTGCCCTGAATCCAAGAGGCCCGTTTGGGCAGGCAGCGCAAAGGCACTGGTCTGTGGGACTCCTTTGACTCTGGGGCTCCAATTGTGTGGGAGTCGCCAGCATTGTGGCTGTGAGTGCTAGACCAATAGATCAGTGCCAGGCCCTCCAGTGAGACAGTCTGCCTGGAATCAATGCTGGGTGTGAGGGCAATGGAGAAGGCTCAGCTCAAGAGCCTGCTGGGACCGCGGCCGGAAAACAGCAGAACAAGCTGTTTGCTTCTCACGTTGCAGCTGCAAGACGGCTCTTGGGAATGCTGCACTCAGCGGCGCGGGGTTGAGATTGGAAACATTCTGAAATGAGCCCTGCCTCAGAACCAAGCGAGGTTCCTGGGGGTATTCTGGTGTTGAAGCCTTGTTGGTTAAAGTGCTTTGATGAGGACTGAAGGCTCTGGGCTGAACAGACAGACATCCACCTTACCTCTCGCTTCTTGCAGGACGCATGTGGATTTTTTTCCGGCTTTTCTGTGCTGTAAAACGGGTAAAATCAATTTCTGCTGCGGTTTCTGTGATGAAATACAAACCAGACTCCAAAATCCCATGACATTTCACTCGCACTTGCACTTTATTGCATTTTGATGACATATACTTATTTACAGTTTGTTTTCTGCCCCTGAGCGGCTCTTTGGAAATCAAGTTGTGCCTCTGCTTTTGAGATGAGCGGGCTAACCTTGGCTGAGTACAGTCCTTTTAGACCTGAACTCTGCATCCTTTCTCCCACGCTTCTGGCTTTGGCCAGCTGTGCCTAATGTCACTCCCCACGTCTTTTCAGGTATGTCTACCACAGCTCACAGTGGATGGTAGCTGGGAATACGGACCACAGGTGCATCGCCCCTAGGCTCTATGTTCACCCGGACTCTCCCTGCTCAGGAGAGACCTGGATGCGGCAGATCATCAGTTTCGACCGGGTGAAGCTCACCAACAATGAGATGGATGACAAAGGCCACGTACGTGAGCGTGAGCACAATCTGTGCTTCTTCCAGACGCCCATGCTGGGCTACTAGGAAATGTCCAAGCTCTGGACATGTGAGCAAAGTAGCCAGTCCACAGGTCTCAAGTGGGCTTTGTTTGGTGTGAGAGTGCCAGGAGGTACGGGTGGTGATGGTTGGGAGTTTGGGGATGAAAAGAAACCTGTTTAAGCCAGGATGCCTGGTCTGGGAGAGTAGGAGAGAATGCTTTCCAGGCTCTCTACCTAGGCCACCTGTGTAATCCCTCTGATTGCCTCCCCTTAGCCCAGGCTGTCAAATGGGCACCTTTGGTGTGGTGTGGGGtatggtggggtggggtggggtggggtggtgggaggAGGATGCAAGGGGGAACCCTGGAACACAGCCTGGAACCCCCCCACACACCCGTACACCACAGTCCCTGGTGGCATTGACCTTTAGCCTTATTCTCAGGTGCCACCCACCCCCTATCTTGCCCAGGCTGGCCCTGTGCCAGCCAgcaaaggacagagtggaaggtCTCAGGAATCAGGTGGGTGGGGAATGTCAGAATGTTGCTCCTCACTTCCAGAGCCATCAGTAACCACCCAGGGAGCTTATGGCAGGCAATCAGATCCCAGGGACACTTCTACACCACATGATCACCCATATTTGGAAGCAGGAAAGGGCCCCATCTGGAAGTGGAATCACTGCTCCCTTGCTCAAGGCAGGGCCTCTCTCCAGAAACCCCTACCCCTAAGGGCCTCTGGTGGGGGCCAAATGGCAAAGAAAAGGCCTCTCTGTGTGGCAAacttagagtctctggtttagcCTCACCTTTGTGTGTGCTCATGTCAGGGGAGTGATGATGAGAGTGGGACAGTGTTTGGAGGGGAAGCCAGTTTCGCGGGCAGCATTTGACCATTTCACCTCCAGATCATCCTGCAGTCCATGCACAAGTACAAACCCCGCGTGCACGTGATGGAGCAGGACGGCGGGGGTGACCTGTCCCAGATTCAGTCCCTGCCCGCTGGAGGTGTTAAAACATTTTCCTTTAAAGAAACGGAATTTACCACGGTGACGGCCTACCAAAACCAGCAGGTAAGGAAGGGAAAGTGGGGATGGCCCCAGAGGGAGTGGGATGGCCCCAGAGGGAGTGGGATGGCCCCAGAGGGAGTGGGATGCACTTTATGGATCGTTCTTTCCACGAGTGAAAACATTCATAGTTTTGTTGCATTTTCATCAAGGCAAATTTGATTATGAACCGTGTGACTCTTGTTAGAAAGGAGAGCAGAGCAAAGGTGGCCAAGGGATAATCATTCCAAATTTGACTTAGGAATATGATTGCATTTACATAAAGTTTGATACTACAAGTTACAAAGTGTTTTGTAGTTGTAACCATTATATGCAATAGTGACAGCGTTATTACTGAGAGCACTGACTTTATCTCTTTTTGATTCATAGATTACAAAACTGAAAATAGACAGGAATCCTTTTGCCAAAGGATTTAGAGATCCTGGAAGGAACAggtaaacaaaataataaaaatcgtTCCCGatatttacaaagcacttttcaCAAGTGTTAAACTGAGCCTCAGAGGCCTTGTTATGTATCTAGTAGGTGGTAAGAATGGAGCTCAGATGTTATATCTCCAAAACCTTGCCTCCTCCCACTCCTTCCCCCAGCTACATTTAAGATATTGCTTACTCTAGATTCCTGAGTTTGACTGAATTTTATTCAGAAGTCTAGCTTTAGCTAAATAATATTTCAGACCATCACCCCTAAACACTATAACAAAATCTAAAGTTTATATAAATCATTACTTTCAGGAATTGAATTCTGGCATTGCTGAAAGTTGCATCTCTTTTTTAGGGGCATATTGGATGGTCTTTTAGAGACCTACCCATGGAGGCCTTCTCTCACTCTGGATTTTAAAACCTTTGGTGCAGACACACAAAGTAAGCAAATTTCTAAccttaagttttatttttatgtgttaatGAAATATCACCAACCAGGCCCCTTGTACCAGATATTGTGGTTGCTAGAtgccgtagagtcgattttgtagtgaccccatgtgacagagtaaaaattgtcccataaggttttctaggctgtaatctttaggagagcagatcaccaggtctttctccagaagattctcaggtctttctccagcaaatGGCTGCATGGATTCCAAcaaccaacctttctgttagtagccaagagcttaaccattgtaccaccacaAGGGGATAAGCACATGACAGAAAATGTATGTTTATGAGCAAGTGGGTACACATATTTACCATGACTGggaagtcagaggcaaaagggagGGTGGCTGGTATGAAGGAAGAGAGCAGAGCTGTGGACTTGACTGACTTCTGTCTTCTTGAGTTTACTTACGCCCTGAGAGCTCCAGGGCTCACCTGAATTCATCAGCATCTCGCTGCCTTATGTTCTTTAGGACCTGCCTGCTGTGCGTGTGTGGCCTTATTTGCAAGTATGTTAGATATTGAaatgaaaattttatattttgtgaGAAGCTCTCAGCACATGTTAAAATGGTTTTCATTAAATTGCACCATCGCTTACCTAtgattttccttttgttgtgagtggggaaaataatgaaaataatactaAGCTATTAATTTAACTGTCacaagcatttaaaaatatttgtgagGCATTTGTTCTCAGGTAGTGTATCACATGACTAAAAAATAATTAGGCAAGGCAAGGTTTCTGGTGGAGGAATGTAACAGCAAATATGAGTCTTTATTTGCAAGCAACATGGCATTATTCACCTCTTTTGTCCTTACTCCATTAAAGTTGCTTGTCTTTGAACATTAATTTGAGgtaaaaattatgaagtaaaTTATTAACATTGTAGGTAGGTTTATTTTTACAGGATTCCATAACAACCTGTTGAAATGTGAAAAGGGCAAGCCTaattctgtgaaatatttcactgAATTGACTACATTGATGTGATTTAGGGAGTTGCATagaaaaatatgaatatattCGACAGTATCATTTTAACTAATAGCATCTAGGCAGCAAGTTTTTAAATGGCCAAGTCACCCCAAAGTGTAGTAACAATGAAAAAGCTATACCCCAGAAAAAGCTATAGATGAACTTAATTTaaacttttttaaatatacattttctTAATTATTTAAGGTGTCCACAGTACCCTCAATTTTCAAAGAAAAGGGTCTCAATTTTGAAAACaacttttgaatattttattataGAGATAATTGTTTCCCTGATGATaaaggattaggttatatctacATACACAAAATAGCTAAGAAAAACTAACAgcaacatcagaaaaaaaaattttgatcaAATCCAGTCAAAAACCACCTGTTTGATTGAattcaaacagaaaaataaggTTTAGAGGCTAGATTTTCCTAGCCCTTATAATTTTTCCTAAGGCAactataaaaggagccctggaggtgcaatggttaagcactcagctgccaagcaaaaggtcagcagttggaatccactccatgggagaaagatgtggcagtctgcttccataaagactacagcattggaaaccctgtggggcagttctgctctgtccaatagggttgctatgagaaggaatgaactcaagggcaatgggcaGGTAACCATAAAAGATCACCTGACAACATTGACATTCTCACCCTGCAAAATTAtcttcagttcttcttcatatagtgtacCATGGAAGTGTCTCCCTTCTTTATCTTCATATAAGAAAAAAAGTTAATGCTTTTAAATATGCCATTTTCACTTATACAATATCATGTCCACTGATTTTTATCAGACTGAAGCTATCTGTAAATCCAAAATAACCAATTTGTTCAATTAATCAATTACTTGTATtagtaaacattttttaaaaagtttaaaaaaatgaaaagctagtttTACTTGTAAGATATAATTGAATCCGGGTGGCATTATAACCAGGATTCTTTTGTAATTCATTGGATAAATGTGTTCCAAGTGTCTAGCAGAGTCCTTGAGTATAATGAATGCTCAATACGGGATACATAGTAGTAGTTCAAATATTAATAGTTTATTAGTAGATATACTAATTCAACTTTGGTCAGGGGAATAATCATGTCCTTTCCCAAAGAAACTAAAAGAACTGTGAACTTGTGGGGATTGCCATAAATACAATTACTAATTCAACAGGAATATGAAATTGATTATCCATTACCTAAATTGTCATCCACAGGTGGAAGCAGTGGCTCATCTCCAGTGACCTCTAGTGGAGGGGCTCCCTCTCCTTTgaaccccttgctttcttcacctTGCTCCCCACCTATGTTTCACTTACCTACAAGCTGCCTTGGAATGCCCTGTCCGGAGGCGTACCCGCACAATATCAACCTGCCCCTTTGCTACAAAATCTGCCCAACTAATTTTTGGCAACAGCAGCCTCTTGTCTTGCCTGTTCCTGAAAGGCTATCAAGTATCAACAGTTCCCAGTCTTTAACACCACTCATGTTGGAAATACCCATATTATCTTCCCTGGGATCCACCAATTCAAAAAATGGTACATCTGAAGACTTCAGTGGACAGTCTCTACAGGCACCTAATTCTGCCAGTCAAATGTTGTATGGATTACAGGCACCTGGAAGCATTTTTCCCCCAAACTCTATTGCCCAGAAAGCACTTGCTTGCCCTTTCTATCCTTCCTGTGGATTTTATAGGTACAACTTCGCTACGCCATCGAGACCATACGCAGCAGACCATATCAAAATGAATGACCAAGGTCAAGTTTCTCTTAGAGAAAGCAAATGGAATCATGCTCATTGGCATCCAACAATTAACCATTGCCTTTAATGGTACATTCATATTCCTAAGACAATTACATGTAATcacatattttctttctttgtaggcAAAGAAAGATCAATGGCTATTGAGTTTAAAAAGCTTCATCCCCGGAGAGTATTGCTCTGTTATGCATTTAAAGTGCCTTATCAAATGTTCATAAGAAAAAGTTGTTTATAATAACAAATGTGTACTATAAG is drawn from Loxodonta africana isolate mLoxAfr1 chromosome X, mLoxAfr1.hap2, whole genome shotgun sequence and contains these coding sequences:
- the TBX22 gene encoding T-box transcription factor TBX22, coding for MALSSRAHAFSVEALVGRPSKRKLQDPREEFQPNFQEKEGGKEERRCCAAGKRSEQSAQKRPKAEPSATAFSGCGGGGGGGGSSSSGNGSGNSSESVEERDAIQVELQGSELWKRFHDIGTEMIITKAGRRMFPSVRVKVKGLDPGKQYYVAIDVVPVDSKRYRYVYHSSQWMVAGNTDHRCIAPRLYVHPDSPCSGETWMRQIISFDRVKLTNNEMDDKGHIILQSMHKYKPRVHVMEQDGGGDLSQIQSLPAGGVKTFSFKETEFTTVTAYQNQQITKLKIDRNPFAKGFRDPGRNRGILDGLLETYPWRPSLTLDFKTFGADTQSGSSGSSPVTSSGGAPSPLNPLLSSPCSPPMFHLPTSCLGMPCPEAYPHNINLPLCYKICPTNFWQQQPLVLPVPERLSSINSSQSLTPLMLEIPILSSLGSTNSKNGTSEDFSGQSLQAPNSASQMLYGLQAPGSIFPPNSIAQKALACPFYPSCGFYRYNFATPSRPYAADHIKMNDQGQVSLRESKWNHAHWHPTINHCL